In Alteromonas naphthalenivorans, one DNA window encodes the following:
- the trpCF gene encoding bifunctional indole-3-glycerol-phosphate synthase TrpC/phosphoribosylanthranilate isomerase TrpF — MPNVLEKIVADKRIEVDARKSALPLESFKADLVPSNKSLFDALNEPNAGFIFECKKASPSKGLIREHFDLDEILAAYTPYAAGISVLTDEKYFQGKFEYLAYVTERVAQPVLNKDFFIDTYQVYLARHYNADAVLLMLSVLDDVQYRELATVANSLSLDILTEVSNEEEMRRAIALEANIIGINNRNLRDLSTDLATTEHLVPMLESATHDFVVISESGIYTHEDVLRLSPLCQGFLVGSALMSQANLKRAVQSLIYGSVKVCGLTSVEQAQLAFESGASMGGLIFAEKSPRFVAESVAKDIVETVEGDYVGVFVNHDIDHVAKLATTLSLSAVQLHGSEDATYRAKLKDALPSRCEIWQAKGVKGALPEQLPKLLEDENIDYVLLDCQVGNAKGGTGESFDWGLLDNIANKQKIILAGGINATNIAQGIDVGCATIDINSGVESAPGEKSAEKLAELFSICRRY; from the coding sequence ATGCCTAATGTGCTAGAAAAAATTGTTGCCGATAAACGCATTGAAGTTGATGCCAGAAAATCGGCTTTGCCGCTTGAAAGCTTTAAAGCAGATTTAGTGCCTTCGAACAAAAGCTTGTTTGATGCACTGAATGAACCGAATGCTGGCTTTATTTTTGAGTGCAAAAAGGCTTCCCCCTCAAAAGGGCTTATTCGCGAACATTTCGACCTAGACGAAATTCTAGCCGCATACACACCCTATGCGGCGGGCATTTCAGTACTTACTGACGAGAAGTATTTCCAAGGTAAATTTGAATATTTGGCCTACGTTACAGAACGTGTAGCACAGCCTGTATTAAACAAAGATTTCTTTATTGATACTTATCAGGTTTATTTAGCGCGTCATTACAATGCCGATGCCGTATTGCTCATGCTAAGCGTGTTAGACGATGTGCAGTATCGTGAACTTGCTACCGTAGCCAATAGCTTGTCGTTAGATATTCTTACTGAGGTAAGCAACGAAGAAGAGATGCGTCGCGCCATTGCTCTTGAAGCAAACATTATTGGTATTAACAACCGTAACCTGCGCGACTTATCAACCGATTTAGCCACCACAGAACACTTGGTACCTATGCTGGAAAGTGCCACACACGACTTTGTGGTAATTTCAGAATCGGGTATTTATACCCATGAAGACGTATTGCGCTTAAGCCCGCTTTGTCAAGGCTTCTTGGTAGGCAGTGCACTTATGTCGCAAGCTAATTTGAAACGCGCCGTTCAAAGCTTAATTTACGGTTCGGTAAAAGTATGCGGGTTAACCAGTGTTGAACAGGCCCAACTTGCTTTTGAAAGTGGCGCGAGCATGGGCGGGCTAATTTTCGCTGAAAAATCACCTCGATTTGTGGCCGAATCAGTCGCAAAAGATATTGTAGAAACCGTTGAAGGCGATTACGTGGGCGTGTTTGTGAATCATGACATAGACCATGTTGCTAAGTTAGCTACAACGCTTTCGCTATCCGCCGTTCAATTACATGGCAGCGAAGATGCAACATATCGAGCAAAACTGAAAGACGCCCTGCCGTCACGTTGTGAAATATGGCAAGCCAAAGGCGTGAAAGGCGCTTTGCCTGAACAGCTACCTAAGTTATTAGAAGATGAAAATATCGATTATGTACTGCTTGATTGCCAAGTAGGTAATGCCAAGGGCGGTACAGGAGAAAGCTTCGATTGGGGATTGTTAGACAATATAGCCAACAAGCAAAAAATCATTCTAGCCGGTGGAATTAACGCAACCAACATTGCTCAAGGCATTGACGTGGGTTGTGCAACCATCGACATAAATTCAGGGGTAGAAAGTGCCCCAGGCGAAAAGTCGGCTGAAAAATTAGCCGAGCTATTTTCAATTTGTCGCCGCTATTAA
- the trpB gene encoding tryptophan synthase subunit beta: MNQLDTKFGEFGGMYVPELLIPALDQLEKAFLDAKDDPSFNEEFLGLLKDYAGRPTAMTLTRNLVSNPKVKLYLKREDLLHGGAHKTNQVLGQALLTKRMGKTEVIAETGAGQHGVATALACALLGLKARIYMGAKDVERQAPNVFRMKLMGAEVIPVNAGSGTLKDAVNEAMRDWSANYDTAHYLLGTAAGPHPFPTIVREYHRMIGEETRAQILEKEGRLPDAVVACVGGGSNAIGMFADFIDEPSVRLVGVEPAGKGIHTKEHGATIVTGTKGILHGAYTFIMQDQEGQIEESYSVSAGLDYPAVGPQHAYLAETGRAEYVAATDEEALNAFQLLARKEGIIPALESSHALAHALNMADEAEEETIIVVNLSGRGDKDLAHVTKILGDKL, encoded by the coding sequence ATGAATCAATTAGATACAAAATTTGGAGAGTTCGGTGGCATGTATGTGCCAGAGCTACTTATTCCTGCACTGGACCAACTAGAAAAAGCGTTTCTAGATGCGAAAGATGATCCTAGCTTCAACGAAGAGTTTTTGGGGTTATTAAAAGATTACGCAGGCCGCCCAACAGCAATGACGCTAACCCGCAACTTGGTGAGCAACCCTAAGGTAAAATTATACCTTAAACGAGAAGACTTACTTCACGGCGGTGCCCACAAAACAAACCAAGTACTCGGTCAGGCGTTATTGACTAAGCGTATGGGTAAAACCGAAGTTATTGCCGAAACGGGCGCCGGTCAACACGGTGTTGCTACAGCGTTAGCATGCGCATTATTAGGCTTAAAAGCCCGTATTTATATGGGTGCAAAAGATGTTGAGCGTCAAGCGCCTAACGTTTTCCGTATGAAACTAATGGGTGCAGAAGTTATTCCTGTAAACGCTGGCTCAGGCACACTTAAAGATGCGGTAAACGAAGCCATGCGTGACTGGTCTGCTAATTACGATACTGCACATTACCTGCTAGGTACGGCAGCTGGCCCTCACCCATTCCCCACTATCGTACGTGAATACCACCGTATGATAGGCGAAGAAACACGTGCACAAATTCTAGAAAAAGAGGGCCGTTTACCAGATGCCGTTGTGGCCTGTGTAGGTGGTGGTTCTAATGCTATTGGTATGTTTGCTGATTTCATCGACGAACCCTCTGTACGCCTGGTAGGTGTTGAACCTGCAGGTAAAGGGATCCATACCAAAGAGCACGGCGCTACTATTGTGACGGGTACTAAAGGTATATTACACGGTGCGTACACTTTCATCATGCAGGACCAAGAAGGACAAATTGAAGAGAGCTATTCAGTTTCTGCCGGATTAGATTACCCAGCAGTTGGCCCTCAACATGCCTATTTAGCTGAAACTGGCCGTGCTGAGTACGTTGCCGCTACCGATGAAGAAGCGCTTAACGCGTTCCAATTGCTTGCACGTAAAGAGGGTATTATTCCCGCGCTTGAGTCTTCACACGCCCTAGCACACGCATTAAATATGGCCGACGAAGCAGAAGAAGAAACCATTATTGTGGTGAATTTATCTGGCCGTGGTGATAAAGATTTGGCTCACGTAACCAAAATTTTAGGGGACAAACTGTAA
- the trpA gene encoding tryptophan synthase subunit alpha → MERYAEMFARLDAKNEGAFVPFVMIGDPDLAQSEAIICQLVESGADALELGIPYSDPIADGPTIQAASIRAHKSNVTVAKCFELLARVRSKYPQVPIGLLLYSNLVMAQSIDGFYKKASDAGVDSILVADVPIREAAPFQKAADANGISQILIAPPNATDETMEKIGEYSKGYTYLLGRAGVTGAETAVEIPAAELIARLTAHKCAPPLLGFGISTPAQVKSAIDAGAAGAISGSATVNLIAANLDNNDAMLSALGEFVQSMKAATAKG, encoded by the coding sequence ATGGAAAGATATGCAGAAATGTTTGCGCGCCTAGACGCAAAAAATGAAGGCGCTTTTGTTCCTTTCGTGATGATAGGCGACCCTGATTTAGCACAATCTGAAGCGATTATTTGCCAATTGGTTGAAAGTGGTGCTGATGCGCTAGAGCTTGGTATTCCTTATTCAGATCCCATCGCCGATGGCCCTACTATTCAAGCGGCGAGTATTCGTGCGCACAAAAGCAACGTTACAGTAGCTAAATGTTTTGAATTATTGGCGCGCGTACGCAGTAAGTACCCACAAGTCCCTATTGGTTTACTTCTATACAGCAACCTAGTGATGGCACAGTCTATCGATGGCTTTTATAAAAAAGCCAGCGATGCAGGGGTAGATTCTATTTTGGTTGCTGATGTGCCTATTCGTGAAGCAGCACCATTCCAAAAAGCGGCTGATGCTAATGGAATATCACAAATTTTGATAGCTCCGCCGAATGCGACCGATGAAACCATGGAAAAAATTGGTGAGTATTCGAAAGGCTATACGTACTTGTTAGGTAGAGCTGGGGTAACTGGCGCTGAAACTGCTGTAGAAATTCCTGCCGCTGAGTTGATTGCACGACTAACGGCACATAAATGTGCACCGCCACTACTTGGATTTGGTATTTCTACGCCAGCACAAGTAAAGTCGGCCATTGATGCTGGTGCAGCGGGCGCTATTTCAGGTTCAGCTACAGTGAACTTGATTGCAGCAAACTTAGACAACAACGATGCTATGCTAAGTGCATTGGGTGAGTTTGTGCAGTCTATGAAAGCCGCCACTGCTAAGGGTTAA
- a CDS encoding YciI family protein yields the protein MLYMICATDVANSLENRLAARPAHLARLNALKDEGRLVIAGPFPAIDSPDPGPAGFTGSLVVAEFESLEAAQAWADADPYIEAGVYESVIVKPYKKVLP from the coding sequence ATGCTTTATATGATTTGTGCTACCGATGTGGCAAACAGTTTGGAAAATCGTTTAGCGGCCCGCCCTGCGCATTTAGCACGTTTAAATGCGTTAAAAGATGAAGGTAGGTTAGTTATAGCTGGCCCCTTCCCTGCTATCGACAGCCCGGATCCTGGCCCAGCAGGGTTTACAGGTTCATTGGTGGTTGCAGAATTTGAATCGCTAGAAGCGGCGCAAGCTTGGGCAGATGCTGACCCGTATATTGAAGCGGGTGTTTACGAAAGTGTGATTGTTAAACCTTACAAAAAAGTGCTTCCTTAG
- a CDS encoding pyridoxamine 5'-phosphate oxidase family protein, which produces MSHDIKTAMWEAMSSSPNVMVSLTSKNTHAEPMRAQLDKHANSEFWFYTTKDNRIAEGGEAMVQFSSKGHDVFACIRGTLVQETRQDIIDKYWSNGVEAWYEKGKDDPNLLMLRFNLADAEIWEADPSLKGMFKLMTGKTISPDEMGEHDKVTL; this is translated from the coding sequence ATGTCGCACGATATTAAAACGGCAATGTGGGAAGCTATGTCTAGCAGTCCAAATGTAATGGTAAGCCTTACTAGTAAAAACACGCACGCTGAACCAATGCGTGCCCAGCTCGATAAGCATGCTAATAGCGAGTTTTGGTTTTACACCACAAAAGATAATCGCATCGCTGAAGGTGGCGAAGCCATGGTACAGTTTTCATCAAAAGGGCATGACGTGTTCGCATGTATTCGCGGAACATTAGTTCAGGAAACTCGTCAAGATATTATCGACAAGTATTGGTCTAACGGCGTAGAAGCTTGGTACGAGAAAGGTAAGGACGATCCGAATTTACTCATGCTGCGATTTAATTTGGCGGATGCCGAGATTTGGGAGGCTGACCCATCCCTTAAAGGAATGTTTAAATTGATGACCGGCAAAACCATTTCACCTGATGAAATGGGCGAACACGATAAAGTGACTTTGTAG
- a CDS encoding PepSY domain-containing protein codes for MVNTLRAVALVLTLFMCSGGSAFAQQEKSGELSKSQAVERARQAESGRVLRVSQTNQKYRVKVLKESGRVVSVDVDKRSGKVKTSKKNSKD; via the coding sequence ATGGTGAATACACTTCGCGCTGTGGCTTTAGTGCTAACACTGTTTATGTGCAGTGGTGGTAGTGCCTTCGCGCAGCAGGAAAAAAGTGGTGAATTAAGCAAAAGCCAAGCTGTAGAACGTGCCCGTCAGGCAGAATCTGGACGTGTGCTTCGTGTAAGCCAGACTAACCAAAAATACCGCGTTAAAGTTTTAAAGGAGTCGGGGCGAGTTGTTTCTGTTGATGTAGACAAGCGCTCTGGAAAAGTGAAGACCTCTAAGAAGAATTCAAAGGATTAA
- a CDS encoding response regulator transcription factor, translated as MRILIAEDDSRLLTQLDSLLQQHGYSVDLADNGEHALYLLNEYAYDLAIIDIGLPKMDGFEVIRNARQEDIRCPVLILTARDRWQEKVEGLDAGADDYLTKPFHNEELLARVKALIRRASGQANPVIQFGPISLDTVAEEITVNDAPLELTAYEYKVMEYLMLNPQKVVSKTELTEHIYDQDFDLDSNVIEVFVGRLRKKLDPENSFKPIETLRGRGYRINRNL; from the coding sequence ATGCGGATACTCATTGCTGAAGACGACAGCCGCCTTCTAACCCAGCTTGATAGTCTATTACAGCAACACGGCTACAGTGTAGATTTGGCCGACAACGGCGAGCACGCGCTTTATCTACTCAATGAGTATGCTTACGACCTAGCTATTATTGATATCGGCCTACCTAAAATGGATGGCTTCGAAGTTATTCGAAATGCAAGGCAAGAAGACATACGCTGCCCCGTACTTATTTTAACCGCTCGTGATCGCTGGCAGGAAAAAGTTGAAGGTTTGGATGCAGGAGCGGATGATTACCTTACCAAACCTTTTCACAATGAAGAATTGCTGGCAAGGGTTAAGGCACTGATTCGCCGCGCCTCTGGCCAAGCAAATCCTGTTATACAGTTCGGTCCTATCTCGCTGGACACGGTCGCTGAAGAAATCACTGTAAATGATGCCCCCCTCGAGTTGACTGCGTACGAATACAAAGTCATGGAATACTTAATGCTGAACCCGCAAAAAGTAGTCTCGAAAACAGAGTTAACAGAGCATATTTACGATCAAGATTTTGATCTTGATAGTAACGTCATTGAAGTTTTTGTTGGCCGATTGCGTAAGAAGCTAGATCCAGAAAATAGCTTTAAACCCATTGAAACTCTACGCGGACGTGGGTATAGGATCAACCGCAATCTATGA
- a CDS encoding ATP-binding protein, which translates to MSVLALFAPLTVVILDDAYTTSLTQAKMSELRLMNLGLLSAFELDGDIPFMPEILYEEQLNLPGSGYLGVIVFRGHVVWQSASALDYTLPAPNLNVNVGNELFVESYIANFDNDTDYFAYAFTAEFASESNFEPVRFYIFNNKHLFNEERETFISVVWRWLLILSGGLLVLIIVGISLVLMPVRKLISEISLTSTGQKQQLDAHYPVEFNPLKQSINELIESESQQRARYKNSLGDLAHSLKTPLAVALGVEKLPKQAVESLNQIDQIIQRQLKRASAGKTGWQAAIPLLPITQKVANAMDKVYQHKQLSITIEAINNVAIKADETDIMEMVGNLLDNACKAADSKVLVALKNEGNWAVLTIDDDGPGVPSDKKQALLERGTRLDTYADGQGIGMALVSDLIAIYQGKLLIERAPIGGARFIVKFPV; encoded by the coding sequence ATGAGCGTACTTGCCCTATTTGCACCGCTTACTGTGGTTATTTTAGATGACGCCTATACCACAAGCTTGACCCAAGCCAAAATGAGTGAACTTAGACTCATGAACCTAGGGTTACTCTCGGCTTTCGAGCTAGATGGCGACATTCCCTTTATGCCCGAGATTTTATACGAGGAGCAACTTAACTTGCCTGGCTCTGGCTACTTGGGTGTGATTGTTTTTCGCGGTCACGTAGTGTGGCAGTCGGCTTCAGCATTAGATTACACATTGCCTGCCCCGAATTTAAACGTGAACGTGGGTAACGAGCTCTTTGTTGAATCGTATATAGCCAATTTCGACAATGATACCGATTATTTCGCCTACGCTTTTACGGCTGAATTTGCCTCAGAAAGCAACTTCGAGCCAGTTCGTTTTTATATTTTTAATAATAAACACCTGTTTAATGAAGAGCGCGAAACTTTTATATCGGTGGTGTGGCGTTGGTTGCTTATCTTATCCGGCGGTTTGCTTGTGTTAATAATTGTGGGTATCAGCCTTGTGCTAATGCCAGTAAGAAAGCTTATTAGCGAAATTTCACTTACCTCTACCGGGCAGAAACAACAGCTTGACGCCCACTACCCCGTTGAATTTAACCCATTGAAACAGTCAATCAACGAACTGATTGAATCTGAATCTCAGCAGCGTGCTCGTTATAAAAACAGCTTAGGTGACCTTGCTCATAGTTTAAAAACACCACTGGCTGTAGCTTTAGGGGTTGAAAAACTTCCCAAACAAGCCGTTGAATCTTTAAATCAAATTGACCAAATTATTCAACGCCAATTAAAACGTGCTAGTGCTGGTAAGACGGGGTGGCAAGCGGCTATTCCTCTGTTACCTATCACACAAAAAGTGGCTAACGCTATGGATAAGGTATATCAGCATAAGCAATTATCGATAACAATTGAAGCCATCAACAATGTCGCCATAAAAGCCGACGAAACCGATATTATGGAAATGGTAGGTAATCTGTTAGATAACGCCTGTAAGGCTGCTGATTCAAAGGTATTAGTTGCACTGAAAAACGAAGGAAATTGGGCGGTTTTAACCATTGATGATGATGGCCCCGGCGTACCTTCAGATAAGAAACAAGCCCTGTTAGAGCGTGGAACCCGATTAGATACATACGCCGACGGGCAAGGCATAGGCATGGCTCTAGTCAGCGACCTTATTGCCATCTACCAAGGTAAATTGCTTATCGAACGCGCGCCTATTGGCGGCGCTCGCTTTATTGTGAAGTTTCCGGTTTAA
- a CDS encoding AI-2E family transporter: MSMELRSPIAKVLIVLACLVVVMAGIKSASTIMVPFFLSIFIAIACSPIIHWTGRFGVPKWLSITLVILIILVFGFLLAGLVGQSMTEFRENLPQYREQLDTEFSWIIEKLAQYNINVNQELIATHLDPATAMSVATNFISGMGGVLSNLFLILLTVIFMLFEADSIPKRLHIALSDPDMKLKHIDRFIRSVNSYLAIKTVVSLGTGLIIGTWLYVMGIDHFLLWAVLAFMLNFIPNIGSIIAALPAVLIAFVQYGLASAGMAALGFVLVNTIMGNMVEPRLMGKGMGLSTLVVFLSLIFWGWLLGTVGMLLSVPLTMVVKIALESREESQWLAVLLSSAGDKKGKA, from the coding sequence ATGTCCATGGAATTGCGCTCACCCATAGCGAAAGTACTTATTGTCCTCGCATGTTTAGTCGTTGTGATGGCGGGGATAAAGTCCGCTAGTACGATTATGGTACCTTTTTTCTTATCAATATTTATCGCTATTGCGTGTAGCCCAATAATTCATTGGACCGGACGTTTTGGTGTACCTAAATGGCTTTCTATTACTTTAGTAATACTAATAATTTTAGTCTTTGGATTTCTTCTTGCTGGTCTAGTAGGACAGTCTATGACGGAATTTAGAGAAAATCTTCCACAATATAGGGAACAGCTCGATACCGAATTTTCGTGGATTATAGAAAAGCTCGCACAATACAATATTAACGTTAACCAAGAACTGATTGCTACCCACTTAGATCCTGCCACCGCGATGTCGGTAGCGACCAATTTTATTAGTGGTATGGGCGGCGTATTGTCGAACTTATTCCTTATATTGCTAACGGTTATTTTTATGTTGTTTGAGGCAGACAGCATTCCAAAGCGACTGCACATTGCATTGTCAGACCCCGACATGAAATTAAAACACATCGACCGTTTCATTCGTTCTGTAAATAGCTATTTGGCTATTAAAACCGTGGTGAGTTTGGGTACTGGGTTAATTATCGGTACGTGGCTTTATGTGATGGGAATAGACCATTTCCTGTTATGGGCGGTATTGGCATTCATGTTGAACTTCATCCCTAACATAGGCTCAATAATTGCTGCCTTACCAGCAGTACTTATTGCTTTTGTTCAATATGGGTTAGCTTCAGCAGGCATGGCGGCGTTAGGTTTTGTTTTAGTTAATACAATTATGGGAAACATGGTAGAGCCAAGGCTGATGGGTAAAGGAATGGGGCTATCTACTTTGGTGGTTTTTCTGTCTTTAATCTTCTGGGGATGGTTATTGGGTACGGTGGGAATGCTACTCTCTGTACCTCTTACTATGGTGGTGAAAATAGCATTAGAGTCTCGAGAGGAGAGCCAATGGCTTGCGGTGTTATTGTCTAGCGCGGGCGATAAAAAAGGTAAAGCTTAA
- the folX gene encoding dihydroneopterin triphosphate 2'-epimerase, protein MTFNLATIKIKNLRLRTYIGINEDEITNKQDVIVNVKIDYDAQRATDSDNMEDALNYKVITKAIIKLVEDNRFSLLEKLTADVLSLAAEHSSVRYAEVEVDKPHALRFSDSVSLTLSCNKTG, encoded by the coding sequence ATGACCTTCAACTTAGCCACAATTAAAATTAAAAACCTGAGATTGAGAACTTATATTGGTATTAACGAAGATGAAATCACCAACAAACAAGACGTTATCGTTAATGTGAAGATTGATTACGATGCCCAAAGAGCGACGGACAGCGACAATATGGAAGACGCGCTAAACTATAAGGTGATTACCAAGGCCATTATCAAGCTGGTTGAGGACAACCGATTTTCATTGCTCGAAAAGCTCACCGCCGACGTATTAAGCTTGGCTGCTGAACACTCATCAGTACGTTACGCCGAAGTTGAGGTGGATAAGCCGCATGCATTGCGATTTTCTGATTCGGTGTCGCTAACGCTTTCGTGCAATAAAACCGGCTGA
- a CDS encoding TIGR01777 family oxidoreductase has product MKILMSGGTGLIGSAFIEKFKGEHQFTVITRAPKKAKHLLGSNVAFVSDVSDIDDIGIFDAIINLAGEPIADKRWTDTQKQRICDSRWDITSKLVAKINSAGTPPPVFISGSAIGFYGSKGSVDVTEQTPPHEEFTHDLCAKWEAIATSVARDETRVCTLRTGVVLAENGGALEKMALPFKLGLGGKIGNGEQYLSWIHIEDMVSAIAYLLEHDSCHGPFNLTAPSPTTNKDFSHTLAATLSRPCLFTVPGFVLKIAMGESSDMILKGQKVLPEKLVTSGYTFAYPTLQGALDAIYKH; this is encoded by the coding sequence ATGAAAATTTTAATGTCAGGCGGCACTGGCCTCATTGGTAGCGCGTTTATTGAAAAGTTTAAAGGCGAGCATCAGTTTACTGTCATAACAAGAGCCCCAAAAAAAGCTAAGCACCTGCTGGGTAGCAATGTAGCGTTTGTTTCAGATGTGAGTGACATTGATGATATTGGAATTTTCGATGCTATCATCAATTTGGCTGGCGAACCCATTGCCGACAAACGTTGGACAGACACGCAAAAGCAAAGAATTTGCGATAGTCGATGGGATATTACTTCTAAACTTGTCGCGAAAATCAATAGTGCCGGCACCCCACCACCTGTATTTATTTCTGGTTCGGCCATCGGTTTTTATGGCAGTAAAGGTAGTGTTGATGTTACCGAGCAAACGCCCCCTCATGAAGAGTTCACACACGACCTTTGTGCCAAATGGGAGGCTATCGCTACCTCTGTCGCCCGCGACGAAACGCGGGTTTGTACGCTAAGAACCGGTGTAGTGTTAGCTGAAAATGGCGGAGCACTAGAGAAAATGGCACTGCCCTTCAAACTAGGATTAGGCGGCAAAATAGGAAATGGCGAACAGTATTTATCGTGGATCCACATTGAGGACATGGTGTCAGCTATTGCTTACCTACTTGAACATGATAGTTGCCATGGGCCGTTCAACCTTACGGCTCCATCTCCTACAACTAATAAAGACTTCTCCCACACATTAGCGGCAACGCTTTCAAGGCCCTGCTTGTTTACCGTTCCAGGCTTTGTATTAAAAATAGCGATGGGTGAATCGTCTGATATGATTTTAAAAGGGCAAAAGGTGCTCCCTGAAAAGCTCGTAACCTCAGGCTACACGTTTGCTTACCCTACTTTGCAAGGGGCGTTGGATGCAATTTATAAGCACTGA